CCGATCAGCCCCGGCGAGTCGGGGCGCTCGACGCGCTCGACCGCCAGGCGCTGCGAGCCGACGGTGGCCACCGCGGTGGCGTCGGGCTCGATGTCGCAGACCACCACGAACGGGCAACCGGCCCGCTCGGCGATGCCGGCGGCGAGCACCTTGAGCGCCTCGGTCTGGGTGATCGCCACCGCGCGGGGTCCGAGCCCGTGGGATTTGCACGCCGCGTGCACCGCCATCGCCGCCGACTCGGCACCCGCACACCAGCTCAGCCCCACCGCGTGCAGACGGTGCTCTTCGGCCAGGGCCGCGATCAGCGGATCGGGGTCGAACCCGGCGGCCTCGTCGATCGCCAGCACCCCGCGGTCGACCGCGGCACCGGCGCCGCTGGCCCCGTCGACGAGCACCCAGCGCAGCTCCGCCGCGGCGACCACCAGACCGAGCACCCGGTCCACCGCTCACCTCCGATCCTGCGACGATCCCGCGCCGGCCCCGCCCGAGGCCGCGTCCGAGGCTACCGGGGCACCCCCGGAGCGGACCGAAACCGCCCCCGGGCGACCCGGTAACGTGCAGGTATGGCCTGGTCCCCGGATGTCGTGTGCTGCCCGGGCCCGATCCGCGCCAACGGCGGCGACGATGCTGTCCCCCACCAGCTATCAGGCCGCCCCCCTGTGAAGGAGCCGACGGCCACCGACACGTTCTGACCTGCCGATGCGTGTGGACGGCGACGAGATCGAGGTCACCGGCGACCTGCTGCAGCCGCTGACCCGGCGCACCGGTGATCTGCTGCGGCTGGCCGCCGCGCTGGGGCTGCTCGCTGTGGTGATCGCCAGTTCGCTGATCACCCGCCCCGAATGGGTGGCGCTGGAGAGATCGCTCTCACAGGTGCTCGGCCCGCTGTCGGCCACCCAGGGCCGGGTGGTGCACGTGGCCTACGGGGTGGCGCTGATGGTGCTGCCGTTCGTGATCCTCATCGCGCTGCTCATCGCCCGCCACCGTCGCCTGCTCGGGGCCGCGCTGGCCGCCGCGCTGGCCGCCGCGCTGATCATGTCGATCCACGGCACCAGCATCCACCCGCCGCACTGGAACCTGGATCTGCCGCACGAGCCGGGCAGCGTGCTGGTGCAGTTCCTCGACGACTCCCGCTGGGTGGCGATGCTCGCCGCGCTGCTGACCGTGGCCGGGCCGTGGCTGCCGGTGCGCTGGCAACGCTGGTGGTGGACGCTGCTGTTGGCGTTCGTGCCGGTCCACCTGGCGATCAACGCGGTGGTGCCGCCCCGGTCGGTGCTCGGGCTGACGGTGGGGTTCCTCGTCGGCGCACTGGTGATCCTCGCCGTCGGCACCCCCGCGCTGGAGGTGCCGCTGACCAGCGCCGTGCGCGCCCTGGCCGGGCGCGGTTACGCGGTGTCGGCGCTGACGGTGCTGCGCCCCGCGCGCCGCGACGGGCTGCTGTTGTTGGCCAGCGCCACCGCGCCGGAGACCGGGCCCGAGCCCGCGGCGAGCACCGCGGTGCTCCTCGAGCTCTACGGGCCGCATCAGCGCAGCGGCGGGGTGCTGCAGCAGATCTGGCACAAGCTGCGCCTGCAACCCACCGAGACCGCCCCGCTGCACGCCTCGATGCGCCGCATCGTCGAGCACCGCGCCTTGATGTCGATCGCGATCGGGGCGGTCGGGGTGGCCAACACCGCCCCGGTCGCCGCCGACGCGCTGGATCGCGGCTGGTCGCTGTATGCCTACCGGCCCGTGCACGGCACCCCGCTCAGCGAGTGCGCCGACACCACCCCGGTGCGCCGGGTGTGGGAGTCGCTGCGCCGGCTGCACGACCATCGCATCACCCACGGTGATCTGCGCGCCGACAACATCACCGTCACCCACGACGGCGAACTGCAGGTGCTCTTCGGCGGGTTCGCCAACGCCGAATACGGCGCCAACCCCGCGCTGCGCGAATCCGACATCGCCCACCTGCTGGTGACGACCTCCCAGATCTATGACACTGAGTCGGCGGTGACCGCGGCGATCGACGAGTTCGGCGCCGACGCGGTGCTCACCGCGTCGCGCCGGCTCACCAAATCCGCGGTGCCGGCTCGGATCCGTCGCTCGGTGCCCGACGCCGGGGCGCTGATCGCCGCGATCCGCGCCACCGTGATGCAACACACCGGCGCCGACCAGATCGAACCGGCCACGATCACTCGGTTCACCCGCAGCCAGCTGATCCAGCTGGTTCTTCTGGTCGCCCTGGTCTACGTCGCCTACCCGTTCCTCAGCGCCGCCCCCACGTTCGCCTCCCAGATCGTCGACGCCAACTGGTGGTGGGCTTTGGGCGGGCTGGCCGTGATGGCCGGCACGTTCGCCGCGGCGGCCACCGCGCTGTGGGCGGCCGCCGACGGGCTGGTCAGCTGGCGGCGCCTGACGCTGATGCAGGTCGGCAACACCTTCGCCGCGACCACCACCCCGGCCGGGCTCGGTGGGCTGGCACTGTCGACCCGGTTCCTGCAGAAAAGCGGGCTGCCGGCGCTGCGGGCCACCGCCGCGGTGACGTTGCAGCAGGTGGTGCAGGTGCTGGTGCACCTGACGCTGCTGGTGGTCATCGTCTTCGCGGCCGGAAGCTCCACGCAGCTGGCCAGCTTCGTGCCCGACCCCACCGTGCTCTACCTGGTCGCCGGGGCCGCGCTGGGGCTCATCGGCGTCAGTGTGCTGGTGCCGCGGCTGCGCCGCTGGCTGGCGACCTCGGTGCGCCCCAAACTCCAGGAGGTCACCGCCGAGCTGGTGGAGGTGATCCGCCAACCCAAACGGCTGGCGCTGATCGTGCTCGGCGACGCCGGCACCACCCTGGGCTCGGCGGTGGTGCTGTGGATGAGCATCCACGCCTTCGGCGGGACCACCGGGTTCGCCACCGTCGCGATGGTGACGATGGTCGCCGAGACCCTCGCCTCGGCCGCGCCCACCCCCGGCGGGGTCGGCGCGGTGGAGGCCGCGGTGATCGGCGCGCTGGCCGCGTTCGGGGTGCCCGCCGCGCTCGGGGTGCCCGCCACCCTGCTGTATCGGGTGGTCAGCTGCTGGATCCCGGTGTTCGCCGGGTGGCCGGTGATGCGCTGGCTGACCCGCACCGATCTGATCTGAACCGGCCCGCGGGGGTTGCCGGGACGCGGATTGGGGTCGATGCTGATCCCACCAGCGTTCGAGGACCGACGATCAAGGACGAGACCATGGATGTGCTGCGAACCCCGGAGTCTCGGTTTGCGAACCTGACCGGCTACCCGTTCGCCCCGCACTACCTCACCGTCGTCGCCGACGACACCGCCCCGGTGCGCCTGCACTACGTCGAGGAGGGCCCGGCCGACGGCGCCCCGATCGTGCTGCTGCACGGCGAGCCGACCTGGAGTTACCTGTACCGCACCATGATTCCGCCGCTGGCCGCGGCCGGGTATCGGGTGCTGGCCCCGGACCTGATCGGGTTCGGCCGCTCCGACAAGCCCACCCGCATCGACGATCACAGCTACCTGCGCCACGTCCAGTGGGTGGCCGCCTGGATGGAGAACCTCGACCTGCGCGACGTCACCCTGGTGGTGCAGGACTGGGGCTCGCTGATCGGGCTGCGCATCGCCGCCGAGCACGGCGAACGGGTGGCGCGCATCGTGGTGGCCAACGGGTTTTTGCCGACCGCTGAGCGCCCGGTGCCGTTCGCGTTTCGGGCGTGGCGGGCGTTCGCCCGCTACACCCCGGTGCTGCCGACCGGCCGGCTGGTGACAGTCGGCACCGTGCACCCGGTGTCGGCGGCGGTGCGCGCCGGCTACGACGCCCCGTTCCCCGACCGCCGCTATCAGGCCGGGGCGCGCGCCATGCCGCGGCTGGTGCCGACCGACCCGGACGATCCGGCGGTGCCGGCCAACCGGGCCGCCTGGGAGGTGTTGGGGCGCTGGGACAAACCCTGCCTGGCACTGTTCGGGGCGCGTGATCCGATCCTCGGGCGCGCCGACCGTCCCCTGATCGCGCACATCCCCGGTGCGGCCGGACAGCCGCACGCCCGCCTCAACGGCGGCCACTTCGTGCAGGAGGACTGCGGTCCCGAACTCGCCGAGCGGATCGTGGCCTGGCAGAACCCCCACCGGTGAACCGCGTCGACCGCGTCCGGGCGCGCACCCCACCGCAGTGGACCTGCATCGGCTGCGGCGGACCCGCCCCGTTCGTGTCCTGGGCGCGTTACCGGCGCCCCGACGGGTCGGTGTATGAGTGGCGGGCCCGCCCGCACCGCAAACACGCGGGCCCGCGCCGCGCGGTGCGCGACACCGATCCCGCCGCGCCGCGGCGGTGGTGGGCGCCGCACCGGCTGGCGTGGTGGCTGGCCGTGCTGTTCCTGGCCGGTTCGGCGCTGTTCGCCGTCGGGGCGGCCGGATCGCTGACCCCCGCGCTGTTCGGCGGCCAGTGGCGCATGTCGCTGTTCGCCGAGAGCTGCTATTTCACCGGGGCGCTGCTGTACACCGCGGCCACCTACGGGCTGCTGCTCGAGGCCCTCAACACCGATCCCGACGTCGTGCTGAACGGCTCGGCGGCGCAGCGCCGCCGGTTCCGCTGGTTTCTCACCTCGCCGGCTGAGCTCACCCGGCTGGAGGTGGTGATCCCGGTGGTGTTCCTCATCGGCTCGGTGACGTTCAACTACGAGACCACCGGGGCGCTGGGCCACCTGCTGCACCTGGTGCCCCGCCTCGGCCTGTGGCAGGCCACCATGGTCGGATCGGTGCTGTTCCTGCTGGCCTCGGCCCTGCAGTTCATCGAGGCCGCCCACGGGTATCTGCGCCTGGATCTGCGCAACGTCTCCTGGTGGATCGGGGTGGCGTTCGTGGTGGGCTCGGTCGGGTTCGTCGCCGGTTCGCTGCCCGGGCTGGGCACCCCCGGGCTGCCCGACGCCGACCTGGACGCCGGGGCGCTGATCGTCAAGGCCGGGTTCCTCGCCGGGTCGCTGGCCTACCTCGCCGGCAGCTACCTGATGCTGCCGGAGTTGGTCACCCAGCTGCGCTCGGCACCGACGCCCGAGGCCGCCTGATCGCGCCGCCGACCGTATCCTGCCCCGAAGAACCGACCCGGGAAAGGATCCCGATGAGCAGTCCGCACCCGTTCGACCGCGCCCTGGACCTCGAGCCCACCGGCGAGCCCGCCGGCGAGCCCGCCGACACCGTGCGCGGGCGCACCCACCCCGCCTGGGCGAACATGGTCGGCCCGTTCGGGGGGATCACCGCGGCGACGCTGCTGCACGCCGCGGCCACCCACCGCGATGTCGCCGGCGACCCGGTGGCGTTGACGGTGAATTTCGCCGGGCCGATCGCCGACGGGGCGTTCAGCGTCACCCGCCGCGCGGTGCGCACCAACCGCAGCACCCAGCACTGGACACTGCAACTCACCCAGGGCGACGCCGTCGCCACCACCGCCACCGCGGTGTTCGGCGCCCACCGCGACACCTGGGCCGACACCGAGATCACCGCCCCGCCCGCACCGGCGCCCGATCAGGTGCCGCGCGGCGGGCTGGCCGACTCGATCGCCTGGGCCCAGCGCTACGACATGCGGTTCACCGAGGGCCCGCTGCCCACCGACGGCACCGCATCGGCGTCGTCGACGACCACACTGTGGGTGCGCGACGCCGCGGGCCGCCCGCTGGATTTCCCGGCGCTGGCCGCGCTGTGCGACGTGTTCTACCCCCGGGTGTTTCTGCGCCGCGGCGGGTTCGTGCCGGCCAGCACGATCTCACTGACCACCTATTTCCACGTCGACGCCGCCGGGCTGGCCGACCTCGGCGACGACTAC
This sequence is a window from Mycolicibacillus parakoreensis. Protein-coding genes within it:
- a CDS encoding acyl-CoA thioesterase, giving the protein MSSPHPFDRALDLEPTGEPAGEPADTVRGRTHPAWANMVGPFGGITAATLLHAAATHRDVAGDPVALTVNFAGPIADGAFSVTRRAVRTNRSTQHWTLQLTQGDAVATTATAVFGAHRDTWADTEITAPPAPAPDQVPRGGLADSIAWAQRYDMRFTEGPLPTDGTASASSTTTLWVRDAAGRPLDFPALAALCDVFYPRVFLRRGGFVPASTISLTTYFHVDAAGLADLGDDYLLADAHANRFSRGYFDQSAHLWSRAGQLVASTHQLVYFKT
- a CDS encoding haloalkane dehalogenase, which produces MDVLRTPESRFANLTGYPFAPHYLTVVADDTAPVRLHYVEEGPADGAPIVLLHGEPTWSYLYRTMIPPLAAAGYRVLAPDLIGFGRSDKPTRIDDHSYLRHVQWVAAWMENLDLRDVTLVVQDWGSLIGLRIAAEHGERVARIVVANGFLPTAERPVPFAFRAWRAFARYTPVLPTGRLVTVGTVHPVSAAVRAGYDAPFPDRRYQAGARAMPRLVPTDPDDPAVPANRAAWEVLGRWDKPCLALFGARDPILGRADRPLIAHIPGAAGQPHARLNGGHFVQEDCGPELAERIVAWQNPHR
- a CDS encoding lysylphosphatidylglycerol synthase transmembrane domain-containing protein; amino-acid sequence: MRVDGDEIEVTGDLLQPLTRRTGDLLRLAAALGLLAVVIASSLITRPEWVALERSLSQVLGPLSATQGRVVHVAYGVALMVLPFVILIALLIARHRRLLGAALAAALAAALIMSIHGTSIHPPHWNLDLPHEPGSVLVQFLDDSRWVAMLAALLTVAGPWLPVRWQRWWWTLLLAFVPVHLAINAVVPPRSVLGLTVGFLVGALVILAVGTPALEVPLTSAVRALAGRGYAVSALTVLRPARRDGLLLLASATAPETGPEPAASTAVLLELYGPHQRSGGVLQQIWHKLRLQPTETAPLHASMRRIVEHRALMSIAIGAVGVANTAPVAADALDRGWSLYAYRPVHGTPLSECADTTPVRRVWESLRRLHDHRITHGDLRADNITVTHDGELQVLFGGFANAEYGANPALRESDIAHLLVTTSQIYDTESAVTAAIDEFGADAVLTASRRLTKSAVPARIRRSVPDAGALIAAIRATVMQHTGADQIEPATITRFTRSQLIQLVLLVALVYVAYPFLSAAPTFASQIVDANWWWALGGLAVMAGTFAAAATALWAAADGLVSWRRLTLMQVGNTFAATTTPAGLGGLALSTRFLQKSGLPALRATAAVTLQQVVQVLVHLTLLVVIVFAAGSSTQLASFVPDPTVLYLVAGAALGLIGVSVLVPRLRRWLATSVRPKLQEVTAELVEVIRQPKRLALIVLGDAGTTLGSAVVLWMSIHAFGGTTGFATVAMVTMVAETLASAAPTPGGVGAVEAAVIGALAAFGVPAALGVPATLLYRVVSCWIPVFAGWPVMRWLTRTDLI